From Gimesia panareensis, the proteins below share one genomic window:
- a CDS encoding NPCBM/NEW2 domain-containing protein, with protein sequence MRVRCLVVGLILLTMCVSASDSLWAWGKGHRLIRLWAVARLPEWQTELIGQQNFTRLCRDYTSLQDKHAGGKMPQLDRYCLVPGVRLSLHDVNPPAQSATAIQWYLEQIAVNLQAGKTDEAMKFLGVLCHWNEDPGCPSAHSSPVSELQLKTLLPPPKDKARYNYLFGAGGFMDSGDYQLADEPYTPLLLGRTRAEAALRIYEHQKLLRHHAATHIIPIVQDTMQGDGTKADEHRAAAALANGRHTADVIFTAICLATDHVDDQEFQFAEQPLTDWLPDFRGRMIPHPYYVKPFLVNQAMDARRQLHPLKIGTTDYETGYGMGTPFELDFVLAPGNVFSRFTCDVGLHPTAGKNGAVMFAVVANGKELVRTKPVRVGDEPVQLDVPLPSSEVLKLSLQTIAGEGSEPSHNLAVWGKPELRTE encoded by the coding sequence ATGCGCGTGCGTTGTCTTGTTGTTGGATTGATTCTCCTGACCATGTGCGTTTCAGCGTCGGATTCTCTCTGGGCCTGGGGGAAAGGGCATCGGCTGATTCGGCTCTGGGCGGTGGCCCGGCTGCCGGAATGGCAAACCGAATTGATTGGACAGCAGAATTTCACCCGTCTCTGCCGGGATTACACGTCGCTGCAGGATAAGCACGCTGGCGGAAAAATGCCGCAGCTGGATCGCTATTGCCTGGTGCCGGGCGTGCGGCTGTCGCTGCATGATGTCAACCCGCCGGCACAGAGTGCGACCGCCATCCAATGGTACTTGGAGCAGATCGCTGTGAACCTGCAGGCGGGCAAAACGGATGAAGCGATGAAGTTTCTGGGCGTGCTCTGTCACTGGAATGAAGATCCGGGTTGTCCCTCGGCACACAGCAGTCCTGTTTCCGAACTGCAACTCAAAACGCTGCTGCCTCCCCCCAAGGACAAGGCACGTTATAACTATCTGTTTGGAGCGGGCGGCTTCATGGATTCAGGCGATTATCAACTGGCGGATGAACCATATACACCCCTACTCTTGGGACGGACGCGTGCCGAAGCGGCGCTGCGGATCTATGAGCATCAGAAGCTGCTGCGTCACCATGCCGCGACGCACATCATTCCCATCGTACAGGACACGATGCAGGGAGACGGCACCAAGGCGGACGAACACCGGGCGGCCGCGGCCCTGGCCAACGGACGGCATACGGCGGATGTGATCTTCACCGCGATTTGCCTGGCGACGGACCACGTGGATGATCAGGAGTTTCAGTTCGCGGAACAGCCGCTGACCGACTGGCTGCCTGACTTTCGGGGGCGGATGATTCCTCACCCGTATTACGTGAAGCCGTTCCTGGTGAATCAGGCGATGGACGCCAGGCGGCAACTGCATCCCCTGAAGATCGGCACGACTGATTACGAAACCGGTTATGGAATGGGCACCCCCTTCGAACTGGATTTCGTGCTGGCTCCGGGGAACGTCTTCTCGCGATTCACGTGCGACGTTGGACTGCATCCCACCGCGGGTAAAAATGGAGCCGTCATGTTCGCGGTCGTGGCGAACGGCAAGGAACTGGTGCGCACCAAACCGGTCCGCGTAGGGGATGAACCCGTCCAGCTGGACGTCCCCCTGCCCTCGTCTGAGGTCTTGAAGCTGTCGCTGCAAACGATCGCCGGCGAAGGTTCCGAACCGAGCCATAACCTGGCGGTGTGGGGCAAGCCGGAGTTAAGGACTGAGTAA
- a CDS encoding outer membrane protein yields the protein MNCLKTFLAVGVTLSASLLSAANLEAGVYECFNEDDLLDCIPCVEDCWTDRVSFYISANNYASVNHMESGGFNSFSYLANSGSDNNVAYDFGLALGTRIPIGCKCKALRFEVEGAFRDLGSLSTTSFQTEGPIQTYIVDYDDRWSVMSNLWLDIPLKNNKTIYFGGGIGANGGKVSVDDTYVSGQSRFNRFAWQIGGGVTWDLSQRVTMDLGYRYMDYGSAIVDLSANYNHSIASGNYIADLTSHQVMLGIRFNSLGNLIGRR from the coding sequence ATGAACTGTCTTAAAACGTTTCTGGCTGTGGGAGTCACACTGTCTGCGAGTCTCTTATCCGCGGCGAATCTAGAGGCCGGTGTTTACGAGTGTTTTAACGAAGACGACCTGCTGGACTGCATCCCCTGTGTGGAGGACTGCTGGACCGACCGCGTCTCGTTCTATATCTCGGCAAACAACTATGCCTCAGTCAATCATATGGAGAGTGGCGGTTTCAACAGCTTCTCCTATCTGGCAAACAGCGGTTCTGACAATAATGTGGCCTATGATTTTGGTCTGGCCCTGGGAACACGAATTCCCATCGGCTGCAAATGCAAGGCACTCCGTTTCGAAGTCGAAGGTGCCTTTCGCGATCTGGGAAGTCTGTCCACAACCAGTTTTCAGACAGAAGGTCCAATACAGACCTACATTGTTGACTATGACGATCGCTGGAGTGTGATGAGCAACCTCTGGCTCGATATTCCATTGAAAAACAACAAGACGATTTACTTCGGTGGCGGTATCGGTGCTAACGGCGGAAAAGTGAGCGTCGACGATACCTATGTCAGTGGTCAGTCCCGCTTCAACCGCTTTGCCTGGCAGATCGGGGGGGGCGTGACCTGGGATCTCAGTCAGCGAGTGACGATGGACCTGGGGTATCGTTATATGGATTACGGATCGGCGATCGTTGACCTGAGTGCGAATTATAATCACAGCATCGCTAGCGGAAATTATATCGCCGACCTGACCTCACACCAGGTGATGCTGGGGATCCGGTTCAACTCCCTGGGGAATCTGATCGGCCGCCGATAG
- a CDS encoding alpha/beta hydrolase, translating into MQRLFLSLALALTLMASTALAADKPKPTHADVSYGPYKMDKLDFWEAKGKGPRPLLVYIHGGGWIGGDKERLPGNINVFLDKGISYAAVNYRLTGEAPLPAPVHDAARAIQFLRSKAKEWNIDKDKIALTGGSAGACTSMWLLCHDDMADPKAKDPVLRESTRVTAAAVGGGQTSIDPKVIEPWLGPNVLKHAMIYKSVGGKSMQEVMDNYKQHEALYKEFSPYNHVTADDPPLLMTYGNNMKLPSENAGHGIHHPVYGVKMKEKADKVGMECHLLIPGVSKSAKYKNTNEFLIDKLTGNDS; encoded by the coding sequence ATGCAACGCCTGTTTTTATCGCTCGCCCTGGCTCTGACGCTGATGGCATCGACCGCTCTGGCTGCAGACAAGCCCAAACCCACTCACGCTGATGTCTCCTACGGCCCCTATAAAATGGATAAGCTCGATTTCTGGGAAGCCAAAGGAAAAGGACCGCGGCCACTGCTGGTCTACATCCACGGTGGTGGCTGGATTGGTGGTGACAAAGAACGTCTGCCGGGAAACATCAATGTCTTCCTTGACAAAGGCATTTCCTATGCCGCCGTCAATTACCGTCTGACAGGCGAGGCACCACTGCCGGCTCCCGTGCATGACGCAGCCCGTGCGATTCAGTTCCTGCGTTCCAAGGCCAAAGAGTGGAACATCGATAAAGACAAAATCGCGCTGACCGGGGGCAGTGCTGGAGCCTGCACTTCGATGTGGCTGCTCTGCCACGACGACATGGCAGATCCCAAGGCCAAAGATCCGGTCCTCCGCGAATCGACCCGGGTGACCGCTGCTGCCGTTGGCGGGGGCCAGACTTCCATCGATCCCAAAGTCATCGAACCCTGGCTCGGTCCCAATGTGCTCAAGCACGCCATGATTTACAAATCGGTCGGCGGCAAAAGCATGCAGGAAGTCATGGACAACTACAAACAGCACGAAGCCCTGTATAAGGAATTTTCACCCTACAACCATGTCACCGCCGACGATCCGCCACTGCTGATGACCTACGGCAATAACATGAAACTCCCTTCAGAAAACGCCGGCCACGGCATTCATCACCCCGTCTATGGCGTCAAAATGAAGGAGAAAGCCGACAAGGTCGGCATGGAATGCCATCTGCTGATTCCCGGCGTTTCTAAATCAGCCAAATATAAAAACACAAATGAGTTTCTGATCGATAAACTCACAGGGAACGATTCATAA
- a CDS encoding carboxypeptidase-like regulatory domain-containing protein, with the protein MLSLLFLTACGSADEKRDELKTFPTWGTVKIKGKTVPGISVVFFPEGQTSGQGGRGTTDESGQFILRYQDGRDGVPPGSYRVLFEHFVMPDGSKVPESEFPADVGAINQLPHKFSDFGTSPFKATVPEGGTADLEFDLK; encoded by the coding sequence GTGCTGTCACTGTTATTCCTGACTGCCTGCGGCAGTGCCGATGAAAAACGTGATGAACTGAAAACGTTCCCAACCTGGGGAACCGTAAAGATTAAAGGCAAAACGGTACCGGGCATCTCTGTCGTTTTCTTTCCGGAAGGACAGACCAGCGGGCAGGGGGGACGCGGCACCACCGATGAATCGGGACAGTTCATCTTGAGATATCAAGACGGACGCGACGGCGTACCTCCCGGGAGCTACCGCGTGCTGTTTGAACATTTTGTGATGCCCGACGGCTCCAAAGTTCCCGAAAGTGAATTCCCCGCGGACGTCGGTGCCATCAATCAGCTGCCTCACAAATTCAGCGACTTCGGCACCTCTCCCTTCAAAGCCACCGTACCGGAAGGGGGCACGGCAGATCTGGAATTCGATCTGAAATAA
- a CDS encoding prolyl oligopeptidase family serine peptidase encodes MKRLFLCILSVSGLLSSALLQAGDDSAKVSPERTQQLWQQIAPYFQPGPEFQGDLGDFKTPLKFYDGRPVKSKADWQKRRQEILKTWHTMMGEWPPVNEHPQVETLKEEHKEGYTQYTVRFDIAPGHPNTGYLLIPDGAKPDHSLPAVLVVYYEPETGVGLKGKDRDFARALAKRGFVTFSVGHDYSLYYPNREKAEIQPLSALAYGAANAFHVLANRKEVDPDRIGIVGHSYGGKWAMFASCLYDKFACAAWSDGGIVFDESRPSVNYWEPWYLGYEGPDFRKRGLPTKENPRTGLYKRLVKEGYDLHELHALMAPRPFLVSGGSEDQPKQWRALNHSIAVNDFLGYKNRVAMTNREKHSPNPKSNEQIYRFFEYWLMQKQLGQKK; translated from the coding sequence ATGAAGCGATTGTTTCTGTGCATTTTGTCAGTATCTGGTTTGTTGAGCTCAGCGCTGCTGCAGGCGGGAGACGATTCAGCAAAAGTGTCTCCGGAACGAACGCAACAGCTCTGGCAGCAGATTGCACCCTACTTTCAGCCCGGTCCGGAATTTCAAGGGGATCTGGGAGATTTTAAGACGCCTTTAAAATTCTACGATGGTCGTCCGGTGAAATCCAAGGCAGACTGGCAGAAACGGCGGCAGGAAATTCTGAAGACCTGGCATACGATGATGGGCGAATGGCCTCCCGTGAATGAGCATCCTCAAGTCGAGACGCTCAAAGAGGAGCACAAAGAGGGTTACACGCAGTACACGGTCCGGTTTGATATTGCGCCCGGTCATCCGAATACCGGTTATCTATTGATTCCTGATGGCGCGAAACCGGATCACAGTCTCCCGGCGGTGCTGGTAGTCTATTACGAACCGGAAACGGGAGTCGGTCTGAAAGGCAAAGATCGGGACTTCGCCCGGGCGCTCGCGAAACGGGGCTTTGTCACCTTCTCGGTGGGGCATGACTATTCACTCTATTATCCCAATCGGGAGAAGGCGGAAATCCAGCCGCTGTCTGCCCTGGCTTACGGGGCGGCGAATGCATTCCATGTGCTGGCGAACCGGAAAGAAGTTGATCCCGATCGGATTGGCATCGTAGGGCACTCTTATGGAGGCAAGTGGGCGATGTTCGCTTCCTGCCTGTACGATAAGTTTGCCTGTGCTGCCTGGTCGGATGGGGGAATTGTCTTTGACGAGAGCCGCCCCAGTGTCAATTACTGGGAACCCTGGTACCTGGGTTATGAGGGCCCTGACTTCCGTAAACGTGGATTGCCAACGAAAGAGAATCCCCGAACCGGGCTCTACAAACGGCTCGTCAAAGAGGGATACGATCTGCACGAGCTGCATGCTCTGATGGCCCCGCGGCCGTTCCTGGTCTCCGGCGGTTCTGAAGACCAGCCCAAACAATGGCGGGCTTTGAATCACAGTATCGCCGTCAATGATTTTCTGGGATACAAAAACCGGGTGGCGATGACCAACCGCGAAAAGCACTCACCGAATCCCAAATCCAACGAGCAGATCTACCGCTTCTTTGAATACTGGCTGATGCAGAAACAGCTGGGGCAGAAAAAGTAG
- a CDS encoding TIGR02996 domain-containing protein, translated as MGARKPKPIPYEEQVWPIFDNPLDMSRRLAFADWLDANGHRQRADWVRLCCGDCQYTRDLRISFTNVEWTTVACHCSDPLWHPKQKLEAIQPEWWQTPPNESGYQRVHFGRMIIGELGDPRWLYEGDWLTRAWREGWLELLSLHPRDAEAFNRIADMREECQAIPFLLDTTRTWCEQAPEKPYRRVLPFEGLHGLILCPSELSLKALRNFAETAPHLRYLQLLSLQKRPSSLRALEQLPHLAHLRSLVIGTSHPDDDSMKYITAMQQVEFLGLYGKRLTDRGLEGIPEMSSLRYLSIDVPKVSRAAIERLRRDCPGLTIQVERDMRRRIGPA; from the coding sequence ATGGGGGCACGCAAACCGAAGCCGATTCCGTATGAGGAACAGGTCTGGCCGATCTTTGACAATCCGCTGGACATGAGTCGCCGACTGGCGTTTGCGGACTGGCTGGATGCGAACGGTCACAGGCAACGCGCGGACTGGGTACGTCTCTGCTGCGGGGATTGTCAGTACACGCGCGATCTGCGGATCAGTTTCACGAACGTCGAGTGGACCACGGTGGCCTGCCACTGTTCCGATCCGTTGTGGCATCCCAAGCAGAAGCTGGAAGCGATTCAGCCGGAATGGTGGCAAACGCCCCCCAATGAATCCGGGTATCAGCGGGTTCATTTCGGTCGGATGATCATTGGCGAGCTGGGAGACCCGCGCTGGCTTTACGAGGGGGACTGGCTGACGCGGGCGTGGCGGGAAGGCTGGCTGGAACTGTTGTCATTGCATCCCAGGGATGCAGAAGCGTTCAACCGGATTGCCGACATGCGCGAGGAGTGCCAGGCGATCCCGTTCCTGCTCGACACGACGCGCACCTGGTGTGAGCAGGCACCGGAGAAACCGTATCGGCGGGTGCTCCCGTTTGAGGGCTTGCATGGGCTCATTCTCTGTCCCAGTGAACTGTCTCTCAAGGCACTGCGAAACTTTGCGGAGACCGCCCCCCACCTGCGGTACCTGCAGCTGCTGAGTCTACAGAAGCGGCCGTCTTCCCTCCGGGCGCTGGAACAGTTGCCGCACCTGGCGCATCTGCGGAGTCTGGTGATCGGCACTTCGCACCCGGACGATGACTCGATGAAATACATCACGGCGATGCAGCAGGTGGAGTTCCTCGGTCTGTACGGCAAGCGGCTGACGGACCGGGGACTGGAAGGGATTCCCGAAATGTCTTCGCTGAGATATCTGTCCATCGACGTTCCCAAAGTGAGCCGCGCGGCGATCGAACGCTTACGCCGCGACTGCCCGGGACTCACGATTCAAGTCGAGCGGGATATGAGAAGGCGGATCGGCCCTGCGTAG
- a CDS encoding DUF1559 domain-containing protein codes for MSFPNQRRKGFTLIELLVVIAIIAILIALLLPAVQQAREAARRSTCKNNLKQLGLALHNYNETFGVLPYSVSHSGSCSGGSASTSGSVTLNHRGWLLLLPYLEQSALYNKFNASLASGSYNPSGGTIVAPGASGNPNDVVVSTKVPVFLCPSDATPEVYGTTSSPHYSISPGNSSLLGVFTNYDFSTNSEYSTCTNWGALSVTSRPMFGFNGCAKFRDVTDGMSNTVAVVETTRLVANGEGTAWGFAKWVGNGTNFAGANINTFYSTGPIGNLASWGYSGSLHTGGCHVLLGDGGVRFISQNIDATTRVYLSYIADGKVLGEF; via the coding sequence GTGTCCTTTCCCAACCAACGCCGAAAAGGATTTACCCTGATTGAACTGCTGGTGGTGATTGCCATCATCGCCATCCTGATTGCCTTACTGCTGCCCGCAGTCCAGCAGGCGCGCGAAGCAGCACGACGCTCAACCTGCAAAAACAACCTGAAACAACTGGGACTGGCTCTGCACAACTACAACGAAACGTTCGGTGTACTCCCTTACTCAGTCTCTCACTCCGGTTCCTGTAGTGGTGGTTCTGCGAGCACCTCTGGTTCGGTTACTCTGAACCACCGTGGCTGGCTGCTGTTGTTACCCTACCTGGAACAGAGTGCCTTATACAACAAATTCAATGCCAGCCTCGCTTCGGGATCATACAATCCCTCAGGCGGTACGATTGTCGCACCGGGCGCCTCAGGCAATCCCAATGATGTGGTGGTCTCCACCAAAGTCCCGGTCTTTCTCTGTCCGTCTGATGCGACTCCCGAAGTTTATGGAACCACTTCCAGTCCGCATTATTCCATTTCTCCCGGGAACTCGAGCCTGCTGGGTGTCTTCACGAATTACGATTTCAGCACCAACAGTGAGTACTCTACCTGTACCAACTGGGGAGCACTGAGTGTCACAAGTCGTCCCATGTTTGGTTTCAATGGTTGCGCCAAGTTCCGCGATGTCACAGACGGAATGAGCAACACCGTGGCCGTCGTGGAAACCACACGCCTGGTTGCCAACGGAGAAGGGACGGCCTGGGGCTTTGCCAAGTGGGTTGGTAACGGCACCAACTTCGCCGGCGCAAACATCAACACCTTTTATTCTACCGGACCGATCGGCAACCTCGCTTCCTGGGGTTACTCGGGAAGTCTCCACACCGGTGGTTGTCATGTCCTGCTGGGTGATGGTGGCGTCCGCTTCATCAGTCAGAATATTGATGCCACGACCCGCGTCTATCTGTCTTACATCGCTGACGGCAAAGTCCTCGGCGAATTCTAA
- a CDS encoding HdeD family acid-resistance protein: MSTTNPPVIKNFKLTGIILIVLGVISLITPAVAGTAVVLVIGSLLLFGGFLYLFQSSQVGDSSGKMMHIILGILMILGGFGIISHPLFGLSFLTLMMAMFFLFEGTWKIVMSFSMRPAAGWGQVLFSGIISLLLGGLIWGEWPLSGLWAVGTLLGVDFLLTGFFLMNVGSLPGMSGQDQADSQSSESEAPQE, encoded by the coding sequence ATGTCGACCACCAACCCGCCCGTCATCAAAAACTTCAAACTCACCGGAATCATTCTGATCGTACTGGGGGTGATTTCCCTGATTACACCTGCTGTGGCAGGGACTGCTGTTGTGCTGGTGATCGGTTCCCTGTTGCTGTTTGGCGGTTTTCTGTATCTGTTTCAGAGTTCGCAGGTTGGGGACTCATCTGGAAAAATGATGCATATTATCCTGGGCATCCTGATGATCCTGGGAGGCTTCGGCATCATCAGCCATCCGCTGTTTGGGCTTTCGTTCCTGACCCTGATGATGGCGATGTTCTTCCTGTTTGAAGGGACCTGGAAGATTGTGATGTCCTTCAGCATGCGACCGGCTGCCGGTTGGGGACAGGTCCTGTTCAGCGGGATTATCTCGCTGCTGCTGGGGGGACTGATCTGGGGAGAATGGCCCCTCTCCGGGCTCTGGGCCGTGGGAACACTGCTCGGCGTCGACTTCCTGTTGACCGGATTCTTCCTGATGAATGTAGGCAGTCTGCCAGGCATGTCCGGACAGGATCAGGCCGATTCTCAGTCCAGCGAATCAGAAGCTCCCCAGGAATAA